A single genomic interval of bacterium harbors:
- a CDS encoding DUF4266 domain-containing protein, with the protein MEIRIWSRRAVLAGMTVLLAGGATGCANMGVKPWERDLLAKPGMQIDSDPVVTALDEHIYFSKEASTGGLGTAGGGCGCN; encoded by the coding sequence ATGGAGATCCGCATCTGGAGCCGCCGCGCCGTCCTGGCCGGCATGACCGTCCTGCTCGCGGGGGGCGCCACCGGCTGCGCGAACATGGGCGTCAAGCCGTGGGAGCGCGATCTGCTGGCCAAGCCGGGCATGCAGATCGATTCCGACCCCGTGGTGACGGCCCTCGACGAGCACATCTACTTCAGCAAGGAGGCCTCGACCGGTGGTCTGGGCACGGCGGGGGGTGGCTGTGGCTGCAACTGA
- a CDS encoding TlpA family protein disulfide reductase — MRPFLSALIVAGALCVAPGVRAEDPAAAPEPRPAAEFAVADYAGQVVVVDFWASWCAPCRQALPWLNAMQAKYGEQGLQIVMINLDREAKAAAAMEGKIAPGIARFRDPQGELAEVWELQGMPSTYVYDRAGKQVASHVGFLKSDAEGREAELAALLAKGEK; from the coding sequence ATGCGTCCCTTCCTGTCGGCCCTGATCGTGGCCGGTGCGCTCTGCGTTGCGCCCGGCGTCCGGGCCGAGGATCCGGCGGCCGCACCGGAACCGCGTCCGGCGGCCGAGTTCGCTGTCGCCGACTATGCCGGCCAGGTCGTCGTCGTCGATTTCTGGGCCTCGTGGTGCGCCCCGTGCCGCCAGGCCCTGCCCTGGCTGAACGCCATGCAGGCGAAGTACGGCGAGCAGGGCCTGCAGATCGTGATGATCAATCTCGACCGCGAGGCGAAGGCCGCCGCGGCCATGGAAGGGAAGATCGCCCCGGGCATCGCCAGGTTCAGGGATCCGCAGGGCGAACTGGCCGAGGTCTGGGAACTGCAGGGCATGCCGAGCACCTACGTCTACGACCGTGCCGGGAAGCAGGTGGCGAGCCACGTGGGCTTCCTCAAGTCCGACGCCGAGGGGCGGGAGGCCGAGTTGGCCGCCCTGCTCGCGAAGGGAGAGAAGTGA
- a CDS encoding DUF3570 domain-containing protein, with amino-acid sequence MAATDGGAGRYRQAGVRTAIVGACGLLGLGGSGAEATEVRTAILGYTEPDRVSAFEAIIDGNHQFSDGKIVNFRLVYDALTGASASGATPASYAQTFTRPSGEGSYVTAPGETPLDDTFRDTRVAVSGGLNLPLGRLSRLGFGLYGSGEHDYTSLGANFNLTRDLNQKNTTLALRGAFFHDSISPEGGRPVPLSPMRPAYTPKARLAGDGTKGVMDLGLGLTQVLDRKTVLHLNYTFSHVTDYQSDPYKILTVVDASGDPRGGTDPMGADAFLFESRPDARTKHVLFGRVARHLGEDVVQFSYRYFTDDWGIASHTLDLTYRWELGGGKYLKPHVRYYDQAGADFYRRYLVDGEALPEHASADYRLGDMHALTYGLTYGRPVGVGQELTVRLEYYAQMGESHPADAIGVLKDYDLFPTVDAFIVQVGYSFGLLE; translated from the coding sequence GTGGCTGCAACTGACGGGGGAGCCGGCCGCTACCGGCAGGCGGGCGTCCGCACCGCCATCGTGGGAGCCTGCGGCCTGCTCGGCCTGGGCGGCAGCGGGGCCGAGGCGACCGAGGTGCGCACGGCGATCCTGGGCTACACCGAGCCCGACCGCGTGAGCGCCTTCGAAGCCATCATCGACGGCAACCACCAGTTCTCCGACGGCAAGATCGTGAACTTCCGCCTGGTGTACGACGCCCTGACCGGGGCCTCGGCCAGCGGCGCGACCCCGGCCTCCTATGCCCAGACCTTCACGCGGCCGTCGGGTGAGGGCAGCTACGTCACCGCACCGGGCGAGACGCCGCTGGACGACACCTTCCGCGACACGCGCGTCGCCGTCAGCGGCGGCCTGAACCTGCCCCTCGGCCGGTTGTCCCGGCTCGGCTTCGGCCTCTACGGTTCGGGTGAGCACGACTACACGTCGCTCGGCGCCAATTTCAACCTCACGCGCGACCTGAACCAGAAGAACACGACCCTGGCCCTGCGCGGCGCGTTTTTCCACGACTCGATCAGTCCGGAGGGCGGGCGCCCGGTGCCGCTGTCGCCCATGCGTCCGGCCTACACGCCCAAGGCGCGCCTGGCGGGCGACGGCACGAAGGGCGTCATGGACCTGGGGCTGGGCCTGACCCAGGTGCTCGACCGCAAGACGGTCCTGCATCTGAACTACACCTTCAGCCACGTCACCGACTACCAGTCCGATCCCTACAAGATCCTCACGGTGGTCGACGCGAGCGGGGATCCGCGGGGCGGAACCGACCCCATGGGGGCCGATGCCTTCCTCTTCGAGAGCCGGCCCGATGCGCGGACCAAGCACGTGCTCTTCGGCCGGGTGGCGCGCCACCTCGGCGAGGACGTGGTGCAGTTCTCCTACCGCTACTTCACCGACGACTGGGGCATCGCTTCGCACACCCTCGACCTGACGTACCGCTGGGAACTGGGCGGAGGCAAGTACCTCAAGCCGCACGTGCGGTACTACGACCAGGCGGGTGCCGACTTCTACCGGCGCTACCTGGTCGACGGCGAGGCCCTGCCCGAGCACGCCTCGGCCGACTATCGGCTGGGCGACATGCACGCGCTGACCTATGGCCTGACGTACGGCCGCCCGGTCGGCGTGGGGCAGGAGTTGACGGTCCGGCTGGAGTACTACGCGCAGATGGGCGAGAGCCATCCGGCCGACGCCATCGGTGTGCTGAAGGACTACGACCTGTTCCCCACGGTGGACGCGTTCATCGTGCAGGTGGGGTACAGCTTCGGCCTGCTCGAATGA
- a CDS encoding FAD:protein FMN transferase — protein MTVALARRDGHWCGVFRAMAGPCEVLLEVGREDEARPLVEAAAAETRRIEAKFSRYRDDNVIHAINSGQGRPVVVDDETAGLFDFAHRCHEVSGGRFDVTSGVLRRIWTFDGSDRVPSRRQAKALLPLVGWEKVTWDRPAITLPAGMEIDLGGLGKEYAVDRVATLLAERTRAAVLVNFGGDLRAVGRRRAGDAWRVGVEQATRDGSGRGLELAVGALATSGDARRFLLRQGVRYPHILNPRTGWPVMRAPRSVTVLGEICLEAGLLATLAMLEGERAEEFLAAQGVRHWVQR, from the coding sequence ATGACCGTCGCGCTCGCGCGGCGGGACGGCCACTGGTGCGGCGTTTTCCGCGCCATGGCCGGACCCTGCGAGGTGCTGCTCGAGGTCGGACGGGAGGACGAGGCCCGCCCCCTGGTCGAGGCCGCCGCCGCCGAGACGCGCCGCATCGAGGCCAAATTCAGCCGCTACCGCGACGACAACGTCATCCACGCCATCAACTCCGGCCAGGGCCGGCCGGTCGTCGTCGACGACGAGACCGCCGGCCTGTTCGACTTCGCCCACCGCTGCCACGAGGTCAGCGGCGGGCGCTTCGACGTGACCAGCGGCGTGCTGCGGCGGATCTGGACCTTCGACGGCTCGGACCGCGTGCCCTCGCGCCGACAGGCCAAGGCGCTGCTGCCCCTGGTGGGGTGGGAGAAGGTGACGTGGGACCGTCCCGCGATCACGCTGCCCGCCGGCATGGAGATCGATCTCGGTGGGCTCGGCAAGGAATACGCGGTCGACCGGGTGGCGACCCTGCTGGCCGAACGGACCCGGGCCGCCGTGCTGGTGAACTTCGGCGGCGACCTGCGGGCGGTGGGCCGGCGTCGGGCCGGCGACGCGTGGCGGGTGGGGGTCGAACAGGCTACGCGCGATGGGTCCGGCCGCGGCCTCGAACTCGCCGTCGGGGCCCTGGCCACCAGCGGCGATGCCCGCCGCTTCCTGCTGCGCCAGGGCGTGCGCTATCCGCACATCCTCAATCCGCGCACGGGCTGGCCGGTGATGCGGGCGCCCCGGTCGGTGACCGTCCTGGGCGAGATCTGCCTGGAGGCGGGGCTGCTGGCCACCCTCGCGATGCTCGAGGGGGAGCGGGCGGAGGAGTTCCTGGCGGCCCAGGGCGTGCGGCACTGGGTGCAGCGCTGA
- a CDS encoding LysM peptidoglycan-binding domain-containing protein gives MTAASAQEWQTHVVRRGENLTLIARRYDVQVQQLRDWNDLRSDELAIGQKLRIPQIDEDFYVVKGGDHLTGIAEAHDVTVALLKQWNGLRGNTIQPGQRLRVRPAPRDEAVHVVAPGETLSEIAERHGLGLARLKSINDLDDDRISVGQKLRLRQAEASVHIVEKGDALWEIARAYGVSVEHLKELNGLHGDRIYVGQELKLDGAAATVRATYRVKKGDSLSGIARLHQMSLSELRSLNDLRGSVIHPGQVLNVRPRPGTARAATPGDLSWQDLLGCAVPGVPLVQGPNGPYYYFPPQAYQQKSRNYFEESRISPPEAYRQARRLWDAFAAAVDRMEPLGNDLAGWHFVLDPGHGGIDPGTIVKGKDENGKTFYIVEDEYVHDIALRVYVLLRLHGARVTLTLLSPNHLLRQSEPVTSTFVHDRNEVFNSAEWNRRNRPSTWPKGGQKYLDARIDVAKRAFRDAPADRTVFLSFHADNVPAFGEVVSLFYFQNATRTDTVSRGLARGLLPAMGAGARATGKNLGVLRHNPARYKLLVEMRNLAYEDHIWSIRYEELRQRDAEKVVQALRQALPRM, from the coding sequence GTGACGGCCGCGTCCGCCCAGGAATGGCAGACCCACGTGGTCCGGCGGGGCGAGAACCTGACGCTCATCGCCCGCCGCTACGACGTGCAGGTGCAGCAGCTGCGCGACTGGAACGACCTGCGCAGCGACGAACTGGCCATCGGCCAGAAGTTGCGCATCCCCCAGATCGACGAGGACTTCTACGTGGTGAAGGGCGGCGACCACCTGACGGGCATCGCCGAGGCCCACGACGTGACCGTCGCGCTTCTGAAGCAGTGGAACGGATTGCGGGGCAACACGATCCAGCCGGGTCAGCGCCTGCGGGTGCGCCCGGCGCCCCGCGACGAGGCCGTGCATGTGGTGGCCCCCGGCGAGACCCTCTCCGAGATCGCCGAGCGCCACGGCCTCGGCCTGGCCCGCCTGAAGAGCATCAACGACCTCGACGACGACCGCATCAGCGTGGGGCAGAAGCTGCGCCTGCGCCAGGCCGAAGCCTCGGTGCACATCGTCGAGAAGGGCGACGCCCTGTGGGAGATCGCGCGGGCCTACGGCGTCTCGGTCGAGCACCTGAAGGAACTGAACGGCCTGCACGGCGACCGCATCTACGTGGGCCAGGAGCTGAAGCTCGACGGGGCGGCCGCGACCGTGCGGGCCACCTACCGGGTGAAGAAGGGCGACAGCCTGTCCGGCATCGCCCGGCTGCACCAGATGAGCCTCAGCGAACTGCGTTCCCTGAACGATCTGCGCGGCTCGGTGATCCACCCCGGCCAGGTGCTGAACGTGCGGCCGCGGCCGGGCACCGCGCGCGCCGCCACGCCGGGCGACCTGTCCTGGCAGGACCTCCTCGGCTGCGCCGTGCCGGGCGTGCCCCTGGTGCAGGGTCCCAACGGCCCCTACTACTACTTCCCCCCCCAGGCCTACCAGCAGAAGAGCCGCAACTATTTCGAGGAGAGCCGCATCTCGCCGCCGGAAGCCTACCGGCAGGCCAGGCGCCTGTGGGACGCCTTCGCGGCCGCCGTCGACCGCATGGAGCCCCTCGGCAACGACCTCGCCGGCTGGCACTTCGTGCTCGATCCCGGGCACGGCGGCATCGATCCGGGCACGATCGTCAAGGGGAAGGACGAGAACGGGAAGACCTTCTACATCGTCGAGGACGAATACGTCCACGACATCGCCCTGCGGGTGTACGTGCTGCTGCGGTTGCACGGCGCCCGGGTGACGCTGACCCTGCTCAGCCCGAATCACCTGCTGCGCCAGAGCGAGCCGGTCACGAGCACCTTCGTGCACGACCGCAACGAGGTCTTCAACAGCGCGGAGTGGAACCGGCGGAACCGGCCCTCGACCTGGCCCAAGGGCGGACAGAAGTACCTCGACGCCCGCATCGACGTGGCCAAACGCGCCTTCCGGGACGCGCCCGCCGACCGCACCGTCTTCCTCAGCTTCCACGCCGACAACGTACCCGCGTTCGGCGAGGTCGTGTCGCTCTTCTACTTCCAGAACGCCACGCGCACGGACACGGTGTCGCGCGGACTGGCCCGCGGACTGCTGCCGGCCATGGGCGCCGGCGCCCGCGCCACGGGCAAGAACCTCGGCGTGCTGCGCCACAATCCGGCGCGGTACAAGCTGCTGGTCGAGATGCGCAACCTGGCCTACGAGGACCACATCTGGTCGATCCGGTACGAGGAACTGCGGCAGCGCGACGCCGAGAAGGTGGTGCAGGCGCTGCGCCAGGCCCTGCCCCGGATGTAG
- a CDS encoding cation transporter — protein sequence MAHSGSRTVIFAALAGNLLIAATKLVAAAVTGSSAMLSEGIHSLVDTGNQGLLLVGLRRAARHADPDHPFGYGKEVYFWSFVVAILIFAVGAGISVYEGIRHIMHPEPVHDPRLNYLVLGLAFVFEGAAWFMALREFRRAKGRLGYLRAVRESKDPTTFVVLFEDSAALLGILVAFGGIALGQATGQAWWDGAASVVIGLILGVTAWLLAVETRDLLIGEAAAPETVAGIRAMAAGVDGVVRVNEVLTLHMGPEFILANLSLDFRDDLAAADIETLVADLGARIKARYPLVKRVCAKAEERAPRA from the coding sequence ATGGCCCACTCGGGTTCCCGGACCGTGATCTTCGCCGCCCTGGCCGGCAACCTGCTCATCGCGGCGACCAAGCTGGTCGCCGCGGCGGTCACCGGCAGCTCGGCCATGCTCTCGGAGGGCATCCACTCCCTGGTCGATACGGGCAACCAGGGCCTGCTGCTGGTGGGGCTCAGGCGCGCCGCGCGCCACGCCGACCCCGACCACCCCTTCGGCTACGGCAAGGAGGTGTACTTCTGGTCGTTCGTGGTGGCGATCCTCATCTTCGCGGTGGGGGCCGGCATCTCGGTGTACGAGGGGATCCGGCACATCATGCACCCGGAGCCGGTGCACGACCCGCGGCTGAACTACCTGGTCCTGGGCCTGGCATTCGTGTTCGAGGGCGCCGCCTGGTTCATGGCCCTGCGCGAGTTCCGGCGGGCCAAGGGGCGTCTCGGCTACCTGCGCGCCGTGCGCGAGAGCAAGGACCCGACGACCTTCGTGGTCCTGTTCGAGGACTCGGCCGCATTGCTGGGAATCCTCGTGGCCTTCGGGGGTATCGCCCTCGGCCAGGCCACGGGGCAGGCCTGGTGGGACGGCGCCGCCTCGGTGGTCATCGGCCTGATCCTGGGCGTGACGGCCTGGCTGCTGGCCGTCGAGACCCGCGACCTGCTCATCGGCGAGGCGGCCGCGCCGGAGACGGTGGCCGGGATCCGCGCGATGGCCGCCGGGGTTGACGGCGTGGTGCGGGTGAACGAGGTTCTCACCCTGCACATGGGCCCGGAATTCATCCTGGCCAACCTGAGCCTCGACTTCCGCGACGACCTCGCGGCGGCCGACATCGAGACCCTGGTCGCGGACCTGGGCGCCCGCATCAAGGCCCGCTACCCGCTCGTGAAGCGGGTCTGCGCCAAGGCGGAGGAGCGCGCGCCGCGCGCCTGA
- a CDS encoding DUF4136 domain-containing protein — MSRFPSQRPGHPAMAVLALGALLLVAACYPGGPQDLDDIGLVLSVRNPDVSFAGLVSYGMRDTVSVLSDDPDAEPLDARFDPAILAALQRNMSARGFVREADPATNQPDVWLEVGAVKSDVLIYWSNWGYWGGYYYYPPTWSGVSFEQGTILWQLVDLRGFDAGDPDAVAPVMWVAGVNGALDSSNNVNETRIVDAIDQAFGQSSYVIAAPPVKLAGGEVVR, encoded by the coding sequence TTGAGTCGCTTCCCCTCCCAACGCCCCGGGCACCCCGCGATGGCGGTCCTCGCCCTGGGGGCCCTGCTCCTGGTGGCGGCCTGCTATCCGGGCGGCCCGCAGGACCTGGACGACATCGGGCTGGTGCTCTCGGTGCGCAACCCCGACGTGAGTTTCGCCGGGCTCGTCAGCTACGGCATGCGCGACACCGTGTCCGTCCTGTCGGACGACCCCGACGCCGAGCCCCTCGACGCGCGCTTCGATCCGGCCATCCTGGCGGCGCTGCAGCGGAACATGTCCGCCCGCGGTTTCGTGCGCGAGGCCGACCCCGCGACCAACCAGCCGGACGTGTGGCTCGAGGTCGGGGCCGTCAAGTCGGACGTGCTGATCTACTGGTCGAACTGGGGCTACTGGGGCGGCTACTACTACTATCCGCCCACCTGGAGCGGGGTGAGCTTCGAACAGGGCACGATCCTGTGGCAGCTCGTCGACCTGCGGGGCTTCGACGCGGGCGACCCGGACGCGGTGGCGCCGGTGATGTGGGTGGCCGGCGTGAACGGGGCCCTCGACTCGTCCAACAACGTGAACGAGACGCGGATCGTGGACGCCATCGACCAGGCGTTCGGCCAGTCCTCGTACGTCATCGCGGCGCCGCCCGTCAAGCTCGCCGGCGGGGAGGTGGTCCGATGA